The following proteins are encoded in a genomic region of Cryptomeria japonica chromosome 11, Sugi_1.0, whole genome shotgun sequence:
- the LOC131067652 gene encoding uncharacterized protein LOC131067652, which translates to MDYERIDKIQTGVISPRLSPNKLRRKLIGVQRGRKASELDSALSSSKEGPDTVGLVECGRDSLLSSGSGNVDDEGFSGMQDFLNSKENGHAVHDVGHPLQTNFPTKLSATTSACEEVPDLGTAAQNLASMKDFQFKENHHFQLKVQNFTKPTNTQVEYSGNLNVVHAMRSFEDDNFEYDSGHENGSVSSFEFHKGDRSIHRRVLGPHSKPAPSKWDDAEKWLVNHSSGDSHMKPKSKSGSGQMQGVAAGLGRKVNFPGQGGRPMGGTNIHMAKGASNALGGTEPTTTDGRSLNQEEGETKKVYPDKPVSRMDDGGASKFAFVPPAASHLITRTNDLDRYSLEDVSCCVPGEPKGDGEALLKPSLRIEKPIADPAIEFSKNGHSFAQHIPPSYVPPPSTVRSVAMRDMGTEMTPIASQEPSRTGTPVRATSPTMRSPISSRPSTPGRAAPASSPMDGTDNELDCQGKVNIHELSEKELHEKTRQEIIALGEKLGKANIAAWASKREEEEDDARSQKNRNSEPSTLTVLEARAVAWEEAEKAKYMARYRREEVKIEAWENHQKTKAEAEMRRIEVKAERMRSHAHEKLMNKLAGARHQAEEKRAAAEAKRSHQAAKTAQQAEYIRQTGRIPSPFFHWSCCS; encoded by the exons ATGGATTACGAGAGAATCGATAAGATTCAG ACAGGAGTCATATCACCTCGTCTGTCACCTAATAAATTAAGGCGCAAGCTTATTGGTGTACAACGAGGAAGGAAAGCTTCAGAACTTGATTCTGCCTTGTCTTCTTCCAAAGAAGGACCAGATACAGTTGGGCTTGTTGAATGTGGGAGAGACAGTTTGTTGTCATCAGGTTCTGGAAATGTCGATGATGAAG GTTTTAGTGGTATGCAAGATTTCCTCAACAGCAAAGAGAATGGCCATGCTGTGCATGATGTTGGACACCCTCTTCAAACAAATTTTCCAACAAAATTATCTGCCACAACATCTGCATGTGAAGAGGTTCCTGATTTAGGTACTGCAGCTCAAAACTTGGCATCTATGAAGGATTTTCAGTTCAaagaaaatcatcattttcaactaAAAGTTCAGAATTTCACAAAACCTACCAATACACAGGTGGAATATTCGGGAAATTTGAATGTTGTGCATGCAATGAGATCTTTTGAAGATGACAATTTTGAATATGACAGTGGGCATGAAAATGGCAGTGTATCTAGCTTTGAATTCCACAAAGGGGATCGATCTATTCATCGGCGGGTTTTAGGACCACATTCTAAACCTGCTCCATCAAAGTGGGATGATGCAGAAAAGTGGCTGGTAAACCACTCTTCAGGAGACAGTCACATGAAACCTAAATCAAAATCTGGCTCTGGTCAAATGCAAGGTGTAGCTGCAGGACTTGGAAGAAAAGTTAATTTTCCGGGTCAGGGAGGTCGTCCAATGGGTGGCACTAATATTCACATGGCAAAAGGTGCATCAAATGCCTTGGGAGGTACTGAACCTACAACTACAgatggaagaagtttgaatcaggAGGAGGGAGAGACTAAAAAGGTCTATCCTGATAAGCCTGTCTCAAGGATGGATGATGGTGGAGCATCTAAGTTTGCCTTTGTGCCACCAGCAGCATCACATCTTATCACAAGAACTAATGATTTGGATCGTTATTCTCTAGAGGATGTTTCATGTTGTGTCCCTGGTGAACCAAAGGGAGATGGTGAGGCACTGCTGAAGCCCTCACTTCGCATTGAAAAGCCCATTGCAGATCCAGCTA TTGAATTTAGCAAGAATGGTCATTCCTTCGCACAGCATATTCCTCCATCATATGTTCCACCTCCTTCTACTGTTCGATCAGTTGCCATGAGGGATATGGGAACAGAGATGACTCCCATTGCCAGCCAAGAGCCTTCAAGAACAGGGACTCCTGTTAGAGCAACATCACCTACCATGCGGAGTCCTATTTCTTCCCGACCATCAACCCCTGGAAGAGCTGCACCAGCATCCTCACCTATGGATGGGACTGACAATGAATTAGATTGTCAAGGAAAAGTAAATATACATGAATTATCTGAAAAAGAATTGCATGAAAAGACCAGACAAGAAATAATTGCTCTTGGTGAGAAGCTTGGCAAAGCTAATATTGCAGCATGGGCAAGTAAAcgggaagaggaagaggatgatgcaAGATCACAGAAGAACAGAAATTCAGAACCAAGTACATTGACTGTTCTGGAAGCCCGTGCAGTAGCTTGGGAGGAGGCAGAGAAGGCAAAGTATATGGCCAG ATATAGGCGTGAAGAGGTTAAAATAGAAGCATGGGAAAATCATCAAAAGACAAAGGCAGAAGCTGAAATGAGGAGAATAGAG GTGAAGGCAGAGCGGATGAGGAGTCATGCACACGAAAAGCTAATGAATAAGCTAGCAGGTGCTCGACATCAAGCAGAAGAGAAAAGGGCAGCTGCAGAGGCCAAACGAAGTCACCAAGCTGCCAAGACAGCACAGCAGGCGGAGTACATTCGCCAAACTGGACGTATCCCATCGCCATTTTTCCATTGGTCTTGCTGTTCTTAA